A genomic segment from Streptomyces sp. NBC_00459 encodes:
- a CDS encoding SixA phosphatase family protein, translating to MGPLRRLVVLRHAKSAWPMGVDDHDRPLGPRGLRDAPAAGRVLAEADCLPDLVLCSTAERARRTWELAAAEWDTPPQVRHDPRLYGADVPELLAVVREVPLAVGTLLLVGHNPGLGELVLELAGEALDDALDDVRTKFPTSAIAVLAWRGEDWQGLAPGTALLTDMIVPRGTKTP from the coding sequence ATGGGCCCGCTGCGCCGTCTGGTCGTCCTGCGGCACGCCAAGTCGGCCTGGCCGATGGGTGTCGACGACCACGACCGCCCTCTCGGGCCGCGCGGCCTGCGGGACGCTCCCGCAGCCGGACGCGTGCTCGCCGAGGCCGACTGCCTGCCGGACCTCGTCCTGTGTTCCACCGCCGAACGCGCCCGCCGGACCTGGGAGTTGGCGGCGGCCGAGTGGGACACCCCGCCGCAGGTCCGGCACGATCCGAGGCTGTACGGGGCCGACGTACCGGAGTTGCTGGCCGTCGTACGCGAAGTCCCGCTTGCCGTCGGGACGTTGCTGCTGGTCGGGCACAACCCCGGCCTGGGGGAACTGGTGCTGGAGCTGGCCGGGGAAGCGCTCGACGACGCGCTGGACGACGTTCGGACGAAGTTCCCGACCTCCGCGATCGCCGTCCTGGCCTGGCGCGGCGAGGACTGGCAGGGCCTCGCGCCCGGCACGGCCCTGCTCACGGACATGATCGTGCCGCGCGGGACGAAGACCCCTTGA
- a CDS encoding SDR family NAD(P)-dependent oxidoreductase, which yields MTLHGKVAVVTGGARGIGRGIATVLAAKGAAVAVWDLNAEGAEETVALIVKEGGTAIAVAGDAADAEAVAASAARTREELGPVAILVNNAGTTAYEPFTSISEAAWDRMIGINLKGPFLVTRELVPDMVEAGWGRIVNISSSSAQTGAPSMAHYAASKGGVIGLTRALAVEYIEKGITVNHVPPGFIDTPLVRQGPVDVDAVAAMMPMKRAGTPEDIAHAVAYLASEEASYVTGQTLSANGGRYLA from the coding sequence ATGACACTGCACGGAAAGGTCGCGGTGGTCACCGGCGGCGCCCGTGGCATCGGCCGGGGAATCGCGACCGTACTCGCCGCCAAGGGGGCCGCGGTCGCCGTCTGGGACCTGAACGCCGAGGGCGCCGAGGAAACCGTCGCCCTGATCGTCAAGGAGGGCGGCACGGCGATCGCGGTGGCCGGTGACGCGGCCGACGCCGAGGCCGTCGCGGCCTCGGCGGCCCGCACCCGGGAGGAACTCGGTCCGGTGGCGATCCTGGTCAACAACGCCGGAACGACCGCCTACGAGCCCTTCACGAGCATCAGCGAGGCCGCCTGGGACCGGATGATCGGGATCAACCTCAAGGGCCCGTTCCTGGTCACCAGGGAGCTGGTGCCCGACATGGTCGAGGCGGGATGGGGCCGGATAGTCAACATCTCGTCCTCGTCCGCACAGACCGGCGCGCCCTCCATGGCGCACTACGCGGCCTCCAAGGGCGGTGTCATCGGCCTCACCCGGGCGCTGGCGGTCGAGTACATAGAGAAGGGGATCACCGTCAACCACGTACCGCCCGGCTTCATCGACACCCCGCTGGTGCGCCAGGGCCCCGTCGACGTCGACGCGGTCGCCGCCATGATGCCGATGAAGCGGGCCGGCACCCCGGAGGACATCGCCCACGCGGTGGCCTATCTGGCCTCCGAAGAGGCGAGCTATGTGACCGGCCAGACGCTCAGCGCGAACGGCGGCCGCTATCTGGCCTGA
- a CDS encoding nuclear transport factor 2 family protein, which translates to MSTTSADAEASVTTGVHTAIAAYAQALDTGRNAELAELFVPDGVAEIAGIATFEGRDAIREGFAAFAPTQPQLHLVANTVVTSYTEEEATAISDLAFFQRGESGWAVQLVGRYDDTLRHHDGAWKFQRRVTTFLP; encoded by the coding sequence ATGAGCACCACTTCCGCCGACGCCGAGGCGTCGGTCACCACCGGAGTGCACACCGCCATCGCCGCGTACGCGCAGGCGCTGGACACCGGCCGCAACGCCGAGCTCGCCGAACTGTTCGTGCCCGACGGCGTCGCCGAGATCGCCGGTATCGCGACCTTCGAGGGCCGGGACGCGATCCGCGAGGGCTTCGCGGCCTTCGCGCCGACCCAGCCGCAGCTGCACCTGGTGGCCAACACGGTGGTCACCTCGTACACCGAGGAGGAGGCCACAGCGATCAGTGACCTGGCGTTCTTCCAGCGCGGCGAGTCGGGCTGGGCGGTGCAGCTCGTCGGCCGCTACGACGACACGCTGCGCCACCACGACGGCGCGTGGAAGTTCCAGCGGAGGGTCACGACCTTCCTGCCGTAA
- a CDS encoding MFS transporter, which produces MTQTQTTAPQEGERPLSTRRNALVVVALVWTVQLVALMAALSGIAQAEVAIHFRTTEIAWFTLMTLLTGTFFLPFAVKAAALFGKKKVLLVATGLGFVGDLIAALATDYRTLLIGRGIAGIYAATAPLAYAITRDVFPRRWVGLASGILAGGVGLVAFGGPFLSGWLLDDYGFRGVLWFMAISTAASFVLVAAFVPESPIRAAGGRMDWLGGILLGGGITALVYAVGQGSHWGWDSGEFATWTAGALIALIAFIIVERRVAEPLFPPAMTRRRSVWTVLLATSIAAGSLSAVGVVIQMLILMPKIPNVSEGLGWSGTHNAIVTSPISLMIIVAAVSTGFLARRMDARILLGAGSALTVLGYGIGTQLHHSAPQIVGMGIIAGTGTGMVMAIAPIMIIEVVTPEEQALANGAQTLGQGVAQIIVSQLAFVVMAQHGAILQGTQFYLDEGFTNGLWLVVGCCAVGTLLVSLIPRSKRLDEVQAGQAAV; this is translated from the coding sequence ATGACCCAGACACAGACCACCGCCCCGCAGGAAGGCGAGAGACCCCTCTCCACCCGGCGCAACGCCCTCGTCGTCGTCGCGCTCGTGTGGACCGTCCAGTTGGTCGCGCTCATGGCCGCGTTGTCCGGCATCGCGCAGGCCGAGGTCGCGATCCACTTCCGGACGACCGAGATCGCCTGGTTCACCCTGATGACGCTCCTGACAGGGACCTTCTTCCTGCCGTTCGCGGTCAAGGCCGCGGCACTCTTCGGCAAGAAGAAGGTGCTGCTCGTCGCCACCGGGCTGGGCTTCGTCGGCGACCTGATCGCCGCGCTCGCCACCGACTACCGCACCCTGCTCATCGGGCGCGGCATCGCGGGCATCTACGCGGCCACCGCCCCGCTGGCGTACGCGATCACGCGCGACGTGTTTCCCCGCCGCTGGGTCGGACTCGCCAGCGGCATCCTCGCCGGCGGCGTCGGCCTCGTCGCCTTCGGCGGGCCGTTCCTGTCCGGCTGGCTCCTGGACGACTACGGCTTCCGCGGCGTCCTGTGGTTCATGGCCATCAGCACCGCGGCAAGCTTCGTGCTGGTCGCGGCCTTCGTGCCCGAGAGCCCGATCCGCGCGGCGGGCGGCCGGATGGACTGGCTCGGCGGCATCCTCCTCGGCGGCGGCATCACGGCGCTCGTCTACGCCGTCGGCCAGGGCTCGCACTGGGGCTGGGACAGCGGCGAGTTCGCGACCTGGACCGCCGGGGCACTGATCGCGCTGATCGCCTTCATCATCGTCGAACGCCGTGTCGCCGAGCCCCTGTTCCCGCCGGCCATGACCCGGCGTCGCTCGGTGTGGACCGTCCTGCTGGCCACCTCCATCGCAGCCGGTTCGCTCAGCGCCGTCGGCGTCGTCATCCAGATGCTGATACTGATGCCGAAGATCCCCAACGTCTCCGAAGGCCTGGGCTGGTCCGGTACCCACAACGCCATCGTCACCAGCCCCATCAGCCTCATGATCATCGTGGCGGCGGTCAGCACCGGCTTCCTCGCCCGCCGCATGGACGCGCGGATCCTTCTCGGCGCCGGCTCGGCACTCACCGTCCTCGGCTACGGCATCGGCACCCAACTGCACCACAGCGCCCCGCAGATCGTGGGGATGGGCATCATCGCGGGGACCGGCACGGGCATGGTCATGGCCATCGCACCCATCATGATCATCGAGGTGGTCACCCCCGAGGAACAGGCGCTGGCCAACGGGGCCCAGACCCTCGGTCAGGGCGTCGCGCAGATCATCGTGTCCCAGCTGGCGTTCGTCGTGATGGCCCAGCACGGGGCGATCCTGCAGGGCACCCAGTTCTATCTCGACGAGGGCTTCACCAACGGGCTCTGGCTCGTCGTGGGTTGCTGCGCCGTGGGCACGCTGCTCGTCTCCCTGATCCCCAGGAGCAAGCGCCTCGACGAGGTCCAGGCCGGCCAGGCGGCCGTCTGA
- a CDS encoding cyclase family protein, which produces MTKRWKQRPPGSTWGDWGEDDELGRINLLTREKVLQGVREVEHGIAFSLSLPLDHPGGSAMNQRRYPPILRPTEDLQHNQDVFYNIKASEHFSPDLIDVWSDDVVTLWPQYSTQWDALAHQGAEFDADADGIAEAVYYNGYRAGTDLVGPQEDAKGDGSGSLGFARHLGLEHMAEHGVQGRGVLIDIAHHLGTDYQPVTYRQLRAIMDADNVTVEPGDIVLLHTGFATQILAWNKNPDPVAIHQTAAYLDAHDPEILQWITDSQLAGLVADNYAVEGVGVGNETGPHSLLPIHHLCLFKLGVPLGELWYLDKLATWLREHHRTRFLLTAPPLNLPGTQGSPLTPVATV; this is translated from the coding sequence ATGACGAAGCGTTGGAAGCAGCGTCCGCCGGGCTCGACCTGGGGCGACTGGGGCGAGGACGACGAGCTGGGCCGGATCAACCTGCTCACCCGGGAGAAGGTCCTTCAGGGCGTGCGCGAGGTCGAGCACGGCATCGCCTTCAGTCTCAGCCTGCCGCTCGACCATCCCGGTGGCTCGGCCATGAACCAGCGCCGCTACCCGCCGATCCTGCGCCCCACCGAAGACCTCCAGCACAACCAGGACGTCTTCTACAACATCAAAGCCAGCGAACACTTCTCCCCCGACCTCATCGACGTCTGGTCCGACGACGTGGTCACCCTCTGGCCGCAGTACTCCACCCAGTGGGACGCCCTCGCCCACCAGGGCGCCGAGTTCGACGCCGACGCCGACGGGATCGCCGAAGCCGTCTACTACAACGGCTACCGCGCCGGCACCGACCTCGTCGGACCGCAGGAAGACGCCAAGGGCGACGGCAGCGGCAGCCTCGGCTTCGCCCGCCACCTCGGCCTCGAACACATGGCGGAACACGGCGTCCAGGGACGCGGCGTCCTCATCGACATCGCCCACCACCTCGGCACCGACTACCAGCCGGTCACCTACCGGCAGTTGCGCGCCATCATGGACGCCGACAACGTCACCGTCGAACCCGGCGACATCGTCCTGCTCCACACCGGCTTCGCCACCCAGATCCTCGCCTGGAACAAGAACCCCGACCCGGTCGCGATCCATCAGACCGCCGCCTACCTCGACGCCCACGACCCCGAGATCCTCCAATGGATCACCGACTCCCAGCTCGCCGGCCTCGTCGCCGACAACTACGCCGTCGAGGGAGTCGGCGTCGGCAACGAGACCGGCCCCCACTCCCTCCTGCCCATCCACCACCTCTGCCTCTTCAAACTCGGCGTCCCCCTCGGCGAACTGTGGTACCTCGACAAACTCGCCACCTGGCTGCGCGAACACCACCGCACCCGATTCCTCCTCACCGCACCCCCGCTGAACCTCCCGGGAACGCAAGGCAGCCCCCTGACTCCGGTGGCCACCGTCTGA
- a CDS encoding SDR family NAD(P)-dependent oxidoreductase, whose product MSEFSFQGRVAVVTGAGRGLGRAYARLLAERGAKVVVNDLGGSMEGDGSDIGPAQTVVEEITAAGGTAVADTNDVSTQPGAQAIIDHAIEDFGRIDVLVNNAGIIRYAGLPEIDAENLERHLAVHLVGSFNTLRAAWPHFVEQGYGRAVLTTSSGMFGLDNNLSYAAAKAGTVGLARSARLAGEPHNIKVNLIAPAAMTRMGGGEQPDDAQPVPGVPHMPSAAVAPMVAYLAHESCPVNGEIYTAGAGRFARLFIASTEGYVHQDGPATVEDVAANWDSINDEKDYYVPSDLMAWSGSFLKHQFG is encoded by the coding sequence ATGAGCGAGTTCAGCTTCCAAGGACGCGTCGCCGTCGTCACCGGCGCGGGCCGCGGGCTCGGCCGGGCCTACGCCCGTCTGCTGGCGGAGCGGGGCGCGAAGGTCGTCGTCAACGACCTCGGCGGGTCGATGGAGGGCGACGGCTCGGACATCGGCCCCGCGCAGACGGTCGTCGAGGAGATCACCGCCGCGGGCGGCACGGCTGTCGCCGACACCAACGACGTGTCCACGCAGCCCGGTGCCCAGGCGATCATCGACCACGCGATCGAGGACTTCGGCCGTATCGACGTCCTCGTCAACAATGCCGGGATCATCCGGTACGCCGGGCTGCCCGAGATCGACGCGGAGAACCTGGAGCGCCACCTCGCCGTACACCTCGTCGGCTCGTTCAACACGCTGCGGGCCGCCTGGCCGCACTTCGTCGAGCAGGGGTACGGGCGGGCCGTACTGACCACCTCCAGCGGCATGTTCGGACTCGACAACAACCTGTCGTACGCGGCGGCGAAGGCGGGCACGGTCGGCCTGGCCCGCAGCGCCCGGCTGGCCGGCGAGCCGCACAACATCAAGGTCAACCTGATCGCGCCGGCGGCGATGACCCGCATGGGCGGGGGCGAGCAGCCGGACGACGCGCAGCCCGTTCCTGGTGTGCCGCACATGCCGTCGGCGGCGGTGGCGCCGATGGTGGCGTACCTCGCCCACGAGAGCTGCCCGGTCAACGGGGAGATCTACACGGCCGGCGCCGGCCGCTTCGCCCGCCTGTTCATCGCCTCGACCGAGGGGTACGTCCACCAGGACGGTCCGGCGACCGTCGAGGACGTCGCGGCGAACTGGGACAGCATCAACGACGAGAAGGACTACTACGTGCCGTCCGACCTGATGGCGTGGTCCGGCTCCTTCCTCAAGCACCAGTTCGGCTAG
- a CDS encoding flavin-containing monooxygenase: protein MSDTTKTSPDQVGAGSTGSTVDVLVIGAGVTGIYQLYRAREAGFSVKLLEAGTGVGGTWYWNRYPEARFDSESYTYGYLFSKELWEEWEWSEKFAGQPEIERYFNHVVDRFDLRRDISFGVKVTAAVFDEASGVWTVRGSDGTEVRARFVVAATGNLSVPYIPAVPGREDFRGAQHHTSRWPKTPIDFTGKRVAQIGTGSSGVQIISAIADDVDRLTVFQKDADWLTPLNNGPITPEEQAELKANFESIRDTLNTSPSGFLHQIVMRSGLEDSPEDRQAFYEERWNGPGFTKLTEHYYDMLSNETVNAEWCAFMADKIRSIVKDPETAEKLIPKAHGYGGRRPPFGTGYYETYNKPNVSLVDINETPITRITEDGIETAAGVEEFDIIIWATGYDFGTGALNRLGVQGRRGLPLKEYWSDGPRTYLGIATAGFPNFFFPGGPHGATGNNPRYAGDQVEIVTDAVIHARDHGHDVIEVTEAAEEEWTDSVNNSTMSSFLESSYFSGGNIPGKPVKQLLNPSGRWRLQELIREAVQNDFPALTFSKATERRSEA from the coding sequence ATGAGCGACACGACGAAGACGAGCCCGGACCAGGTCGGCGCAGGCAGCACGGGCAGCACGGTGGACGTACTGGTCATCGGAGCCGGTGTCACCGGCATCTACCAGCTGTACCGGGCCCGGGAGGCCGGGTTCTCGGTGAAGCTGCTGGAGGCGGGGACCGGGGTGGGCGGCACCTGGTACTGGAACCGCTATCCCGAGGCGCGCTTCGACTCCGAGAGCTACACCTACGGCTACCTCTTCTCCAAGGAGCTGTGGGAGGAGTGGGAGTGGTCGGAGAAGTTCGCGGGCCAGCCGGAGATCGAGCGGTACTTCAACCACGTCGTCGACCGGTTCGACCTGCGCCGCGACATCTCCTTCGGCGTCAAGGTGACCGCGGCCGTCTTCGACGAGGCGTCCGGGGTCTGGACCGTGCGGGGCAGTGACGGCACCGAGGTCCGGGCCCGCTTCGTCGTCGCGGCGACCGGCAACCTCTCGGTGCCGTACATCCCGGCCGTCCCGGGACGCGAGGACTTCCGCGGCGCGCAGCACCACACCAGCCGCTGGCCGAAGACCCCCATCGACTTCACCGGCAAGCGGGTGGCCCAGATCGGCACCGGCTCCAGCGGTGTGCAGATCATCTCCGCGATCGCGGACGACGTGGACCGGCTGACCGTCTTCCAGAAGGACGCCGACTGGCTCACACCGCTCAACAACGGGCCGATCACGCCCGAGGAGCAGGCGGAGCTGAAGGCGAACTTCGAGTCCATCCGCGACACCCTGAACACTTCCCCGAGCGGGTTCCTGCACCAGATCGTCATGCGTTCCGGCCTCGAGGACAGCCCGGAGGACCGGCAGGCGTTCTACGAGGAGCGGTGGAACGGCCCCGGTTTCACCAAACTGACCGAGCACTACTACGACATGCTCTCGAACGAGACCGTGAACGCGGAGTGGTGCGCGTTCATGGCCGACAAGATCCGCAGCATCGTCAAGGACCCGGAGACGGCGGAGAAGCTGATCCCCAAGGCCCACGGCTACGGCGGACGGCGGCCCCCCTTCGGGACCGGCTACTACGAGACGTACAACAAGCCGAACGTCTCCCTCGTCGACATCAACGAGACTCCGATCACCCGCATCACCGAGGACGGGATCGAAACCGCCGCGGGCGTCGAGGAGTTCGACATCATCATCTGGGCGACGGGCTACGACTTCGGCACCGGCGCCCTCAACAGGCTCGGTGTGCAGGGGCGTCGGGGTCTCCCCCTGAAGGAGTACTGGTCGGACGGCCCGCGCACCTACCTCGGGATCGCGACGGCCGGCTTCCCGAACTTCTTCTTCCCCGGCGGGCCGCACGGCGCGACGGGCAACAACCCGCGGTACGCCGGCGACCAGGTGGAGATCGTCACCGACGCGGTGATTCACGCACGCGACCACGGTCACGACGTCATCGAGGTGACCGAGGCCGCCGAGGAGGAGTGGACGGACAGCGTGAACAACAGCACGATGTCCTCCTTCCTGGAGAGCAGCTACTTCTCCGGAGGCAACATCCCCGGCAAGCCGGTCAAGCAGCTGCTGAACCCGAGCGGACGCTGGAGGCTCCAGGAGCTGATCCGCGAGGCGGTCCAGAACGACTTCCCCGCCCTCACCTTCTCCAAGGCCACGGAGCGCAGGAGCGAGGCCTGA
- a CDS encoding ferredoxin, with the protein MKVVVDEEKCVAAGQCVSAAMDVFDQRDEDGIVVLLDENPPAELAEDVRNAAAICPALAIRIEE; encoded by the coding sequence ATGAAGGTTGTTGTCGACGAGGAGAAGTGCGTCGCCGCCGGGCAGTGCGTGTCCGCCGCCATGGACGTGTTCGACCAGCGTGACGAGGACGGCATCGTCGTCCTCCTGGACGAGAACCCGCCCGCCGAACTGGCCGAGGACGTGCGCAACGCCGCCGCGATCTGCCCGGCGCTGGCCATCCGTATCGAGGAATAG
- a CDS encoding cytochrome P450, with translation MAEAETPLAPDEQVYFYQDDRDAKCPFAPPPGLRALHDKAPVSRARIWDGSTPWLVTGHAAQRAILSDPRVSSNDKQAGFPYPNRAMAETAHHHPLTIFNADGADHTRIRRMMTRPFTRPRMEALRPRIQEFTDELIDKMLAGPKPANLVTALSLPLPSLMICALLGVPYEDHDFFQEHASWATRSDKSTEQQESANRALGGYLAGVLQKKMEDPAEDVLSDFAARIKDGDLTLPEAVMLSMILLIAGHETSASMITLGTALLLENPGQLADLRGIDDTKAVANAVEEILRYLSVPQLGQRRIAAEDFEFEGVEIKAGDGIVVPLPAGNWDPEAFPEPEKLDLTRKASHHVAFGWGIHQCLGQQLARIELQVVYGTLFRRVPALRLAVDRDELEFRPADALAFGISELPVTW, from the coding sequence ATGGCTGAGGCAGAGACCCCGCTCGCCCCCGACGAGCAGGTGTACTTCTATCAGGACGACCGGGACGCCAAGTGCCCCTTCGCACCGCCCCCCGGGCTGCGCGCCCTGCACGACAAGGCCCCGGTCTCCCGGGCCCGAATCTGGGACGGCAGCACCCCGTGGCTGGTCACCGGCCATGCCGCGCAGCGGGCGATCCTGTCCGATCCCCGGGTCAGCTCGAACGACAAGCAGGCCGGGTTCCCCTATCCGAACCGGGCCATGGCGGAGACGGCGCACCACCACCCGCTCACGATCTTCAACGCCGACGGCGCCGACCACACGCGCATCCGCCGCATGATGACCCGCCCGTTCACCCGCCCCCGCATGGAGGCGCTGCGGCCGAGGATCCAGGAGTTCACCGACGAACTCATCGACAAGATGCTCGCGGGCCCCAAACCGGCGAACCTGGTGACCGCGCTGTCACTGCCGCTGCCCTCGCTGATGATCTGCGCACTGCTCGGAGTGCCGTACGAGGACCACGACTTCTTCCAGGAACACGCCTCCTGGGCCACCAGGAGCGACAAGTCGACCGAGCAGCAGGAGTCGGCGAACAGGGCACTGGGCGGCTACCTGGCCGGAGTGCTCCAGAAGAAGATGGAGGACCCGGCCGAGGACGTCCTCTCGGACTTCGCCGCGCGGATCAAGGACGGCGACCTCACCCTTCCCGAGGCCGTCATGCTGTCCATGATCCTGCTGATCGCAGGACACGAGACCAGCGCGAGCATGATCACACTGGGTACCGCCCTGCTGCTGGAGAACCCCGGCCAGCTGGCGGACCTGCGCGGGATCGACGACACCAAGGCCGTGGCGAACGCGGTCGAGGAGATCCTGCGCTATCTGAGCGTTCCGCAGCTCGGGCAGCGCCGGATCGCCGCCGAGGACTTCGAGTTCGAGGGCGTGGAGATCAAGGCGGGCGACGGCATCGTCGTCCCGCTGCCCGCCGGGAACTGGGACCCGGAGGCCTTCCCCGAGCCGGAGAAGCTCGACCTCACCCGCAAGGCGAGCCACCATGTCGCCTTCGGCTGGGGCATCCACCAGTGCCTCGGTCAGCAACTCGCCCGCATCGAGCTCCAGGTCGTCTACGGCACGCTCTTCCGGCGCGTCCCGGCCCTTCGCCTCGCCGTCGACCGTGACGAGCTCGAATTCCGTCCGGCCGACGCGCTCGCCTTCGGTATCAGCGAGTTGCCCGTCACCTGGTAG
- a CDS encoding carboxymuconolactone decarboxylase family protein, which produces MSDKGVEETADLRAAGWKAMRAALPGVFPEGDVDLRDGRLGEDLVDIGLLGVWGGLWGREGLAPRDRSLVTLGILIALGAETELKTHVRIARTNGLTEDEIAEVVYHSSGYTGFPRAVAARTAAREALEG; this is translated from the coding sequence ATGAGCGACAAGGGTGTCGAAGAGACCGCCGATCTGCGGGCCGCCGGCTGGAAGGCCATGCGCGCCGCCCTGCCGGGTGTGTTCCCCGAGGGCGACGTCGATCTACGGGACGGCCGCCTCGGCGAGGACCTCGTCGACATCGGACTTCTTGGTGTCTGGGGCGGTCTGTGGGGCCGCGAGGGACTGGCTCCCCGTGACCGCAGTCTGGTGACGCTGGGCATCCTCATCGCCCTCGGCGCCGAGACCGAGCTGAAGACACATGTCCGTATCGCCCGGACGAACGGACTGACCGAGGACGAGATCGCCGAGGTCGTCTACCACTCCAGCGGCTACACCGGCTTCCCCCGGGCCGTCGCCGCCCGCACCGCGGCCCGCGAGGCCCTGGAGGGCTGA
- a CDS encoding NAD(P)/FAD-dependent oxidoreductase, whose protein sequence is MTARVLVVGASAAGLSTVEALRRKGFAGGITVLGDEPHAPYDRPPLSKQVLSGAWEPARAALRAQEQLAALEAEFVLGDPAVGLDPVSRTVRTESGRQVDADAVVIATGVRARRFPGQDDLAGVHVLRTLDDALALRGELLPGRRLVVVGEGVLGSEIAATARTLGLEVTLAGPLAAPMASQVGPVVSGALAELHAERGVTLRLGEGVVGLTGEGGRVSGVRLASDEVLPADAVVVAIGAVPTTQWLADSGLALDNGVVCDARCRAAEGIYAVGDVARWQHEGLGRLIRLENRTNATEQAMAVAGVILGEDRPYAPVPYFWTDQFDAKLQVHGFLPAEAEVDVVEGDLAARRFVVRYRADGRVTGVLGWNMPKQTRLRRQEVVDALQAPVELAPAPAPTH, encoded by the coding sequence ATGACGGCCCGCGTCCTGGTGGTGGGCGCCTCCGCGGCCGGGCTGTCCACGGTAGAGGCGCTGCGGCGCAAGGGCTTCGCGGGTGGGATCACGGTGCTCGGTGACGAGCCGCATGCCCCGTACGACCGGCCGCCGCTGTCCAAGCAGGTGCTGTCCGGTGCCTGGGAGCCGGCGCGCGCCGCGCTGCGGGCGCAGGAGCAACTGGCCGCGCTGGAAGCCGAGTTCGTGCTGGGTGATCCGGCGGTGGGCCTTGATCCGGTGTCGCGGACGGTGCGTACGGAGTCCGGACGGCAGGTGGACGCCGACGCGGTCGTGATCGCGACGGGTGTGCGGGCGCGGAGGTTCCCGGGGCAGGACGACCTGGCGGGTGTGCATGTGCTGCGCACGCTCGACGACGCGCTGGCGTTGCGCGGCGAGTTGCTGCCGGGCCGCCGGTTGGTGGTCGTCGGCGAGGGCGTGCTGGGATCGGAGATCGCGGCGACGGCACGGACGCTCGGCCTGGAGGTGACGCTGGCGGGCCCGTTGGCGGCGCCGATGGCGTCGCAGGTGGGCCCGGTGGTGTCGGGGGCGCTGGCCGAACTGCACGCCGAGCGCGGAGTGACACTGCGGCTGGGCGAGGGCGTCGTCGGGCTGACCGGCGAGGGCGGCCGGGTGTCCGGGGTGCGGCTGGCCTCGGACGAGGTGCTGCCGGCCGATGCGGTCGTGGTCGCGATCGGTGCGGTGCCGACGACACAGTGGCTGGCGGACAGCGGTCTCGCCCTGGACAACGGCGTGGTGTGTGACGCGCGGTGCCGGGCGGCCGAGGGGATCTACGCGGTGGGTGACGTGGCCCGCTGGCAGCACGAGGGCCTGGGCCGGCTGATCCGGCTGGAGAACCGGACCAACGCCACGGAGCAGGCGATGGCGGTCGCCGGAGTGATCCTGGGCGAGGACCGGCCGTACGCGCCGGTGCCGTACTTCTGGACGGACCAGTTCGACGCCAAGCTCCAGGTCCACGGCTTCCTGCCCGCCGAGGCCGAAGTGGATGTCGTGGAGGGCGACTTGGCGGCCCGCCGGTTCGTCGTCCGCTATCGCGCGGACGGCCGGGTCACCGGCGTCCTCGGCTGGAACATGCCCAAACAGACCCGGCTGCGCCGCCAGGAGGTCGTCGACGCGCTCCAGGCCCCCGTCGAGCTCGCACCCGCACCCGCACCCACCCACTGA
- a CDS encoding nuclear transport factor 2 family protein — protein MMSESTQAWVAAGVRSVIGTHTRAQDAGRTDEIVALYTPDGVLELPGTDPLQGHDALRAAFKGWAPEKPQLHLVTNTVVTSAAEDEATATSDVAFLQRGESGWAVQVVGHYEDELTRVDGTWLLRRRKTTYQV, from the coding sequence ATGATGAGCGAATCCACACAGGCGTGGGTGGCTGCCGGCGTCCGTTCCGTGATCGGGACGCACACTCGGGCCCAGGACGCCGGACGCACCGACGAGATCGTCGCGCTGTACACACCCGACGGGGTCCTGGAACTGCCGGGCACGGACCCCCTCCAGGGGCACGACGCCCTCCGCGCGGCCTTCAAGGGCTGGGCGCCGGAGAAGCCGCAGCTGCACCTGGTCACCAACACGGTCGTCACCTCCGCCGCCGAGGACGAGGCGACGGCCACGAGTGACGTGGCCTTCCTCCAGCGCGGCGAGTCGGGCTGGGCGGTCCAGGTCGTCGGGCACTACGAGGACGAGCTGACCAGGGTCGACGGCACCTGGCTGCTCCGCCGCAGGAAGACGACGTACCAGGTCTGA